In Planctomycetota bacterium, a single genomic region encodes these proteins:
- a CDS encoding UvrB/UvrC motif-containing protein produces the protein MPCDGCNKPKTVHITEIKGGKQVDMHYCKDCPYANDGVAGAKSHAPINELLTNFVMSTSSGGEKQAEECPHTGITWAEFRNAGLLGHPENYDLFESHLTPLLQRAHEGATHHVGKVPERRGKGGLPPKRRKTVDLAKLKQELALALEQENYENAAELRDRIREIEGD, from the coding sequence ATGCCCTGCGACGGATGCAACAAACCCAAGACCGTCCACATCACCGAGATCAAAGGCGGCAAACAGGTCGACATGCATTACTGCAAGGACTGCCCCTACGCCAACGACGGCGTCGCCGGGGCCAAGTCGCACGCGCCGATCAACGAGCTCCTCACCAACTTCGTGATGAGCACCAGCAGTGGCGGTGAAAAGCAGGCCGAGGAGTGCCCCCACACGGGCATCACCTGGGCCGAGTTCCGCAACGCCGGGCTGCTCGGCCACCCGGAAAACTACGACCTGTTCGAGTCGCACCTCACGCCGTTGTTGCAGCGTGCCCACGAAGGGGCGACCCACCATGTCGGCAAAGTCCCCGAGCGTCGTGGCAAAGGTGGTCTCCCGCCCAAGCGCCGCAAGACCGTCGACCTTGCCAAGCTCAAGCAGGAGTTGGCCTTGGCCTTGGAACAGGAGAACTACGAAAATGCCGCCGAACTGCGCGATCGGATTCGCGAGATCGAGGGCGACTAG
- a CDS encoding NAD-dependent epimerase/dehydratase family protein, protein MLVTGGAGFIGSNIALRLAETGHDVVATDSFASATWKNLAKFTGDVLTLRSRDDLNSIVKLAPYDAIFHQASITGVIDTTTGASLSEAELQQPMLLNNVEMFRGLLDHAAETGARMIWASSCSVYGQGPVPMKEDQPKDPLNSYAFSKLTMERMAERYAPKLAHPIVALRYSNVYGPGEAHKGKLASMIHQLALQMRAGKRPRIFTDGSQKRDFVYIDDVVQANVKALDAKEAGAFNVGAGQSWSFNEIVATLNDVLGTDLAPDYFENPYGFTQDWTETNLDKSRSVLGYQPEFDIAAGVKAYADSGTLGIA, encoded by the coding sequence GTGCTTGTCACCGGCGGAGCCGGGTTCATTGGTTCAAACATCGCCCTGCGTCTCGCCGAGACCGGCCATGACGTGGTCGCGACCGATTCCTTCGCGTCGGCGACCTGGAAGAACCTCGCGAAGTTCACCGGCGATGTGCTGACCCTGCGTAGCCGCGACGACCTCAACTCCATCGTCAAGCTCGCCCCGTACGACGCGATCTTCCACCAAGCGTCCATCACCGGTGTCATCGACACCACCACCGGCGCGAGCCTCAGCGAGGCAGAGCTTCAGCAGCCGATGTTGCTCAACAACGTCGAGATGTTTCGCGGCCTGCTCGACCATGCCGCAGAGACCGGTGCCCGCATGATTTGGGCGAGTAGCTGCAGCGTCTACGGCCAAGGTCCGGTGCCGATGAAGGAAGACCAGCCCAAGGATCCGCTTAACAGCTACGCGTTTTCAAAGTTGACGATGGAGCGGATGGCCGAGCGGTACGCCCCGAAGCTCGCCCACCCGATCGTCGCGTTGCGCTACTCCAACGTCTACGGCCCCGGCGAAGCGCACAAGGGCAAACTCGCGAGCATGATTCATCAACTCGCGCTGCAGATGCGTGCCGGCAAACGGCCCCGCATCTTCACCGACGGCAGCCAGAAGCGCGACTTCGTCTACATCGACGACGTCGTACAGGCCAACGTCAAGGCACTCGACGCAAAGGAGGCCGGCGCGTTCAACGTCGGTGCCGGCCAAAGCTGGAGCTTCAACGAGATCGTCGCGACGCTCAACGATGTGCTCGGGACCGACCTCGCCCCGGACTACTTCGAGAACCCGTACGGCTTCACGCAGGACTGGACCGAGACCAACCTCGACAAGTCTCGCTCGGTCCTCGGGTACCAGCCCGAGTTCGATATCGCGGCCGGGGTCAAAGCGTACGCCGACAGCGGCACGCTCGGCATCGCTTGA
- a CDS encoding 6-carboxytetrahydropterin synthase has translation MFTAAITRTFCAAHALRLPGGGLEPLHGHNWQTTVTVASEQLDELGCVMDFHDLERQLDAIIGPWHNANLNEIAPFDAVVNPSAENVARQIADALTLPDGVSLRRVEVTEAEGCAAAYEPA, from the coding sequence ATGTTCACCGCCGCCATCACCCGCACGTTTTGCGCTGCTCATGCCCTTCGCCTTCCTGGCGGGGGGCTTGAGCCGTTGCATGGGCACAACTGGCAGACCACCGTCACCGTCGCGTCCGAGCAACTCGACGAGCTGGGCTGCGTGATGGACTTCCATGACCTGGAAAGGCAGCTCGACGCGATCATCGGGCCTTGGCACAACGCCAATCTCAACGAGATCGCGCCTTTTGACGCGGTGGTCAATCCGTCGGCGGAGAATGTCGCGCGACAAATCGCCGATGCATTAACCTTGCCGGACGGTGTGTCGCTGCGGCGGGTGGAGGTCACCGAAGCCGAAGGGTGCGCCGCGGCCTACGAACCCGCGTAA
- a CDS encoding DNA-3-methyladenine glycosylase 2 family protein, with protein MWFDQSAPEHRWADAAKFLSKTPKMRAIIREVGPCTLEPKRDTFVLLIKSILSQQVSTAAAAAMFKKFAARFPRKKPTPTLVHDALTGGWTDDEIRACGISRQKRGYLTDLAARYADGSVEPRKLRRMDDAGVVENLTQIKGIGVWTVEMLLIFGFNRPNVWPVGDLGLRNALAQLHDLDERPAIRDCEPMGEPFAPYRSIATWYLWRSLGE; from the coding sequence ATGTGGTTCGACCAATCCGCACCGGAGCACCGCTGGGCCGACGCGGCGAAGTTTCTGAGCAAGACGCCCAAGATGCGGGCGATCATCCGCGAGGTGGGCCCCTGCACGCTCGAACCCAAGCGCGACACGTTCGTGCTTTTGATCAAGAGCATTCTGTCACAACAGGTCAGCACCGCCGCCGCCGCCGCGATGTTCAAGAAGTTCGCCGCACGATTCCCGCGCAAGAAGCCGACGCCGACGCTGGTCCACGACGCGCTCACCGGCGGGTGGACCGACGACGAGATCCGTGCCTGCGGCATCTCCCGGCAAAAGCGCGGCTATCTCACCGACCTCGCCGCCCGATACGCCGACGGTTCGGTCGAGCCGCGCAAACTCCGACGCATGGACGACGCCGGCGTCGTTGAAAATCTCACGCAGATCAAGGGGATCGGCGTGTGGACCGTCGAGATGCTTCTCATTTTCGGCTTCAATCGGCCGAACGTTTGGCCCGTCGGAGACCTGGGCCTGCGGAATGCCTTGGCACAGTTGCACGACCTCGACGAACGGCCGGCGATCAGGGACTGCGAGCCGATGGGTGAGCCGTTCGCCCCTTACCGCTCGATCGCGACATGGTACCTGTGGCGCTCGCTCGGCGAGTGA
- a CDS encoding alkene reductase produces the protein MHDATIPRTADASALFEPLQIGDLGLPNRIVMAPLTRCRSAPPDNTQTPLHALYYAQRASAGLIVSEATQISQEGQGYAYTPGIFNDAQVDGWKLVTDAVHNAGGRIFCQLWHVGAISHEVFHGGAKPVSSSAWTPPGHAYVANLVPGETKPPHPEARALETDEIPRLIDDYRHAARCAKAAGFDGVELHAANGYLIQQFMRSAINKRTDHYGGSLENRLRLLDDVVAALCEELPAGRVGVRLSPWSDASSKEELMTLYTAAAELISGRGLAYLHSPCPTDDAGKRIVASMRATFDGPFIANNEIEPGDAAGWLEEDRADAVAFGRMFISNPDLPARIAAGGPYTEPDKETFYGGGAEGYVDYPTLHRTRGHL, from the coding sequence ATGCACGACGCGACGATCCCCCGCACGGCCGATGCTTCCGCACTGTTCGAGCCGCTGCAAATCGGCGACCTGGGCCTGCCTAACCGCATCGTCATGGCACCGCTCACCCGCTGCCGATCGGCCCCGCCGGACAACACGCAAACGCCGCTGCACGCGCTGTACTACGCCCAGCGCGCCAGCGCCGGACTGATCGTCTCGGAGGCGACGCAGATCAGCCAGGAGGGCCAGGGTTACGCATACACGCCGGGGATTTTCAACGACGCTCAGGTCGACGGTTGGAAGCTCGTCACGGACGCGGTGCATAACGCCGGCGGACGCATCTTCTGCCAGCTCTGGCACGTCGGCGCGATTTCGCACGAGGTGTTCCACGGCGGGGCCAAGCCCGTGTCGTCGAGCGCGTGGACACCGCCGGGGCATGCGTACGTCGCCAACCTCGTCCCGGGCGAAACCAAGCCGCCACACCCCGAAGCACGGGCACTGGAGACCGACGAAATCCCCAGGCTCATCGACGACTACCGCCACGCCGCCCGCTGCGCCAAAGCCGCCGGCTTCGACGGCGTCGAACTCCATGCGGCCAACGGCTATCTCATCCAGCAGTTCATGCGGTCCGCCATCAACAAACGCACCGACCACTACGGCGGCTCGCTCGAAAACCGACTGCGTCTGCTCGACGACGTCGTCGCCGCGCTGTGCGAGGAACTGCCGGCCGGCCGGGTCGGCGTGCGGCTCTCACCGTGGAGCGATGCAAGCTCCAAGGAGGAACTCATGACGCTTTACACCGCCGCCGCTGAACTGATCTCGGGGCGCGGGCTGGCTTATCTCCACTCGCCCTGTCCGACCGACGATGCCGGAAAGAGAATCGTCGCGTCGATGCGGGCAACGTTCGACGGGCCGTTCATCGCCAACAACGAAATCGAACCCGGCGACGCGGCCGGCTGGCTCGAAGAAGACCGTGCCGACGCAGTCGCGTTCGGGCGAATGTTCATCTCCAACCCGGACCTCCCGGCACGCATCGCGGCCGGCGGGCCGTACACCGAACCCGACAAGGAAACTTTCTACGGCGGCGGTGCTGAGGGCTATGTCGACTACCCCACGTTGCACCGCACCCGGGGCCATCTGTGA
- a CDS encoding YggS family pyridoxal phosphate-dependent enzyme: MAATSSLLADRLSAVRQRIADAATAAGRDPNAVRLVAVTKYAAPEQIREALALGVGDVGENRVQQLVQRAAQLGEFHQRRAAAGEDGYASKLNWHMVGRLQRSNVKQLLPHCDLIHSVDSLRLAEEIDAQAEKIGKVQNILLQVNCSEEDQKGGVAVGAAVPLAESIASIPHVRLLGLMTMAKLDASADETRTTFRRLREIFEEMKFEGIAGDNLRHLSMGMSNDLEHAIAEGSTMVRVGSDIFGSDSEENAE, from the coding sequence GTGGCAGCCACTTCCTCCCTTCTCGCCGATCGATTATCCGCGGTTCGTCAGCGGATCGCCGATGCTGCGACGGCGGCCGGTCGCGACCCCAACGCCGTCCGTTTGGTGGCCGTCACCAAGTACGCCGCCCCGGAACAGATCCGCGAGGCCCTCGCGCTGGGCGTGGGCGATGTCGGGGAGAATCGCGTCCAACAGCTCGTCCAGCGTGCGGCGCAGCTAGGCGAGTTCCATCAACGCCGCGCCGCCGCTGGTGAAGACGGCTACGCGTCGAAACTCAACTGGCACATGGTTGGTCGGCTCCAGCGATCCAACGTCAAGCAACTACTGCCGCACTGTGATCTGATTCATTCGGTCGACTCGCTCCGCCTCGCCGAGGAAATCGACGCGCAGGCAGAGAAGATCGGAAAGGTCCAAAACATTCTCCTGCAGGTCAACTGCAGCGAGGAGGATCAGAAGGGCGGCGTCGCGGTCGGGGCGGCGGTGCCGTTGGCCGAGTCGATCGCGTCGATCCCGCATGTCCGCCTGCTCGGTTTGATGACGATGGCCAAGCTCGACGCTTCCGCGGACGAGACACGTACCACCTTCCGTCGGTTGCGTGAGATCTTCGAGGAAATGAAGTTTGAGGGCATCGCCGGCGACAACCTGCGTCACCTGAGCATGGGCATGAGCAACGATCTCGAACACGCCATCGCCGAGGGCAGCACGATGGTGCGGGTGGGGAGTGATATCTTCGGCTCCGACAGCGAGGAGAATGCTGAATGA
- a CDS encoding ATP-binding protein: protein MTQSDSETAGVPKPDLSPPVPVTPIDDDALTISTPVVVFGISAVVILASLLIALSGTSADATLACGLLVIAPLLVGRLAGMQAGFVSALACLFGGFAVLMIAGSFGSAPLLALLLSTGIGCLGAYLLGDRDEPADEGVSSSRLREMERDTQALREQLRQSRDRADAAEQRSAAVEKAASEGTGKLTGADRQLADAAMALTNADDRARTKEREVERRKRAVLSEQLAAATAELELTKAKLAELEEAQAEAPAEPQTIETEPPDEVSLLLVGAGTPLAAAANVDEALRCVSEAAAVPSVALLLGPKAQLAQQNAGIASAVGGTDDHDFARTAAARVAETGKAQVFTDLASIEADAPRTAAAVPLPADGPSGVLVAIGHGETMEDKQNLLETAAFRVAELAAEQSARVQVDKLAKQMALLELQLRTTENSLASTESALAEARSEVIEDGTGLSKQMSTPLSNLRKYADVLKGEQGDDLSEVGHECLAKMQESVAVLEGLAGELQRFGDLGRQEIVPEPTKVVEVVDAVLERMNEPLSRVTVRRDSSIAGVPEVMGEADALGQALTALLDNAAKFHAPGTKPTIEIAAEKRGDFVRLWVKDDGIGMPEAASDSVFLPFERLHPDERYAGSGIGLAVAARVARRLGGAIGVDSDVGRGSRFWLDLRSAD from the coding sequence ATGACGCAGTCGGATTCCGAAACCGCAGGAGTACCCAAGCCCGATTTGTCGCCGCCCGTGCCCGTGACACCGATCGATGATGATGCACTGACCATCTCGACGCCGGTGGTCGTCTTCGGCATCTCGGCGGTCGTGATTCTTGCGTCCTTACTCATCGCGCTCAGCGGCACCTCGGCCGACGCGACGCTCGCTTGCGGCCTGTTGGTGATCGCACCGCTGCTGGTTGGACGTTTGGCGGGGATGCAGGCCGGATTCGTCTCGGCGTTGGCGTGTTTGTTCGGCGGTTTCGCCGTGCTGATGATCGCGGGCTCGTTCGGCTCGGCTCCGCTGCTGGCGCTGCTGTTGTCGACCGGCATCGGTTGCTTGGGTGCATACCTGCTGGGCGACCGCGACGAGCCTGCCGACGAGGGTGTTTCGTCGAGCCGGCTGCGTGAAATGGAGCGCGACACGCAAGCCCTGCGTGAGCAACTGCGGCAGAGCCGAGACCGCGCCGATGCCGCGGAGCAGCGTTCGGCCGCCGTCGAGAAAGCTGCCTCCGAAGGCACGGGCAAGCTCACCGGTGCTGACCGCCAGCTCGCCGACGCCGCCATGGCACTGACCAACGCCGACGACCGCGCTCGCACCAAGGAGCGCGAGGTCGAGCGGCGTAAACGGGCCGTGCTGTCGGAACAACTCGCCGCCGCGACCGCCGAACTGGAATTGACCAAGGCCAAGCTAGCCGAGCTGGAGGAAGCGCAAGCCGAAGCGCCGGCGGAGCCGCAAACGATCGAGACCGAGCCGCCCGACGAGGTGTCGCTGTTGTTGGTCGGAGCGGGAACACCGTTGGCCGCGGCGGCGAACGTGGACGAGGCGTTGCGGTGCGTGTCCGAGGCGGCCGCGGTACCGAGCGTCGCGCTGCTGCTCGGTCCCAAGGCTCAACTCGCCCAACAAAACGCCGGTATCGCGTCGGCCGTCGGAGGCACCGACGACCACGACTTCGCGCGGACCGCCGCAGCGCGTGTCGCCGAGACGGGCAAGGCGCAGGTGTTCACCGATCTCGCTTCGATCGAAGCCGACGCGCCACGCACGGCCGCCGCCGTCCCGCTACCGGCCGACGGTCCCTCGGGCGTGCTGGTCGCGATCGGTCACGGTGAGACCATGGAAGACAAGCAGAACCTGCTCGAAACCGCCGCGTTCCGCGTCGCCGAGCTTGCCGCCGAGCAGTCCGCCCGTGTGCAGGTCGACAAACTCGCCAAGCAGATGGCATTGCTCGAATTGCAACTGCGCACCACCGAGAACTCGCTCGCCTCCACCGAATCCGCGCTGGCCGAAGCCCGCAGCGAGGTCATCGAGGACGGCACCGGTCTGTCGAAGCAGATGTCCACGCCGCTGAGCAATCTCCGCAAGTACGCCGACGTGCTCAAGGGTGAGCAGGGCGATGACTTGAGCGAAGTGGGGCACGAGTGCCTGGCGAAGATGCAGGAGTCCGTCGCGGTGCTCGAAGGGCTCGCCGGCGAACTGCAGCGGTTCGGTGACCTGGGCCGACAGGAAATCGTGCCCGAGCCGACGAAGGTCGTCGAAGTCGTGGACGCGGTGTTGGAACGAATGAACGAGCCGCTGAGCCGGGTGACGGTGCGGCGTGACTCGTCGATCGCCGGCGTGCCGGAGGTGATGGGCGAGGCCGACGCGTTAGGCCAAGCGTTGACGGCACTGCTCGATAACGCTGCCAAGTTTCATGCCCCCGGCACCAAGCCGACCATCGAAATTGCGGCCGAGAAACGCGGCGATTTCGTGCGTTTGTGGGTCAAGGACGACGGCATCGGCATGCCCGAGGCCGCGTCCGATAGCGTGTTCCTTCCGTTCGAACGGCTGCATCCCGACGAGCGATACGCCGGTTCGGGTATCGGGCTGGCGGTCGCGGCACGGGTCGCCAGGCGGCTGGGCGGGGCGATCGGCGTGGACTCGGACGTTGGTCGGGGCAGCCGATTCTGGTTGGACCTCCGGTCGGCCGACTGA
- a CDS encoding nucleoside deaminase: MTDEEGLDLAFKIAEVGVARGWAPFGAAIVDADDKVIAVACNTIGDTHDCTQHAELAAIQQACRQIESPNLAGCTIYATCEPCPMCFGAIHWANIERIVSSATIADCVEVGFRQLMLDNEEMKARSGSGVTLDGGVQRERGRALLKAGAPK; encoded by the coding sequence ATGACCGACGAAGAAGGGTTGGACCTGGCGTTCAAGATCGCGGAGGTGGGCGTGGCGCGGGGCTGGGCACCGTTCGGGGCGGCGATCGTGGACGCCGATGACAAGGTGATCGCCGTCGCGTGCAATACGATCGGCGACACACACGACTGCACCCAACACGCCGAGCTCGCGGCGATCCAACAGGCGTGTCGGCAGATTGAATCACCCAACCTCGCCGGCTGCACGATCTACGCCACCTGCGAACCGTGCCCGATGTGTTTCGGTGCGATCCACTGGGCCAACATCGAGCGGATCGTAAGTAGCGCGACGATCGCGGACTGCGTCGAAGTCGGCTTTCGACAACTCATGCTCGACAACGAGGAGATGAAAGCCCGCAGCGGGAGCGGCGTGACGCTCGACGGCGGCGTGCAGCGCGAGCGAGGCCGGGCGCTGCTGAAGGCGGGCGCCCCGAAATAG
- the waaF gene encoding lipopolysaccharide heptosyltransferase II encodes MPEPRRILMIKPSALGDIVHALPVLRLLRKRYPEATIAWLVNPAFADLLDGHPDLDRIILFRRKRIGATPALIRELRQFKPDVTIDLQGLIRTGFLALSSGAHRRIGFGYARELAGLAYSQRVGGRQDSRHAVERYLDVAEQLDCGRGPVEFVLPEAPLDLPTRPYAVLIPGTNWATKRWPVEQFAVLADQLRERGLTIVASGSPGERPLADAVRADINLAGETSIKQLVTLLRHAVVAVTNDSGPMHIAAAVDTPLLAAFGPTDPRRTGPFARLDDVVRLTLPCAPCLSRNCVHQTCLQTLSAERVLPMVQMRIRGATQGAA; translated from the coding sequence ATGCCCGAACCGCGTCGCATCCTGATGATCAAGCCGAGCGCGCTGGGCGACATCGTGCATGCACTACCCGTATTGCGGCTTCTCCGCAAACGCTACCCGGAGGCGACGATCGCGTGGCTCGTGAACCCGGCCTTCGCCGACCTACTCGATGGGCACCCGGACCTCGACCGGATCATCCTTTTTCGCCGCAAACGCATCGGTGCGACACCGGCGTTGATTCGCGAGCTTCGGCAGTTCAAGCCGGACGTCACGATCGACCTTCAGGGACTCATCCGCACCGGATTTCTCGCGTTGAGCAGCGGAGCTCATCGACGCATCGGCTTCGGTTATGCCCGCGAACTGGCGGGGCTTGCGTACTCCCAACGCGTGGGCGGTCGGCAGGACAGCCGGCACGCGGTGGAGCGGTACCTCGACGTCGCGGAGCAGTTGGACTGCGGCCGAGGACCGGTCGAGTTCGTATTGCCGGAGGCTCCGCTCGACTTGCCAACGCGGCCGTATGCGGTGCTGATCCCCGGCACCAACTGGGCGACCAAGCGCTGGCCCGTCGAACAGTTCGCCGTGTTGGCCGACCAACTTCGCGAACGTGGCCTGACGATCGTCGCGTCCGGCAGCCCTGGCGAACGCCCGCTCGCCGACGCCGTCCGTGCCGATATCAATCTCGCCGGCGAAACCTCGATCAAGCAGTTGGTCACCCTGCTCCGACACGCGGTCGTGGCGGTGACCAACGACAGCGGCCCGATGCACATCGCCGCGGCGGTCGACACGCCATTGCTGGCCGCCTTCGGCCCGACCGACCCCCGCCGCACCGGCCCCTTCGCCCGCCTCGACGATGTCGTCCGGCTCACGTTGCCGTGTGCCCCGTGTCTAAGCCGCAACTGCGTTCACCAGACCTGCCTACAAACCCTCTCGGCCGAGCGCGTGTTGCCGATGGTGCAAATGCGGATTCGCGGCGCGACGCAAGGAGCAGCTTGA
- a CDS encoding alpha/beta hydrolase → MDLVYRIASWLLITAYLAAPIAATVHAIVQHKRKRSLPAIRLGATAMVGVVLGVTLCVVYGFAIGGRAGWGQILLTAYLAVALLVLLKTGDAGLQQLLQGKEPGKRRKWIAGVTRVMLLILVGLPAVMAAVMTYRVKIVPPITPATQLGVPFESVRFEAADGTDIAGWWIPALGPSDRTVVLAHGLGGGKADFLNMAAQFLPHGYNVLMLDMRAHGESGGQRSSFGKRETLDVAAALRWAKQSKPNQARELFGVGASMGAAALLAAAEDDPDIDAVAVIGTYDDLGMMADDATAKVFTWPINTVASWIALPLASVHAGTDLSDFRPADVQLWPRPVLVIHAEDDEIIPFRHGESLYSAASEPKRQYWADSGGHNDLLNSDTIGAEIRLFFEAARPIPIARNVQ, encoded by the coding sequence ATGGACCTCGTCTACCGCATCGCGAGCTGGCTGCTGATCACGGCGTACCTCGCCGCCCCGATCGCGGCGACCGTGCATGCGATCGTGCAGCACAAACGCAAACGCTCGCTCCCGGCGATCCGCCTTGGCGCTACGGCGATGGTCGGCGTCGTGTTAGGCGTAACACTTTGCGTGGTGTACGGCTTCGCGATCGGCGGGCGTGCGGGTTGGGGGCAGATCCTGCTCACGGCATACCTCGCGGTCGCATTACTCGTGTTGCTCAAAACCGGTGACGCGGGATTGCAGCAACTTTTGCAAGGCAAAGAGCCGGGCAAGCGCCGCAAGTGGATCGCCGGCGTCACGCGAGTCATGCTGCTGATCTTGGTCGGCCTGCCCGCAGTCATGGCGGCGGTGATGACGTATCGCGTGAAGATCGTGCCGCCGATCACGCCGGCGACGCAGTTGGGCGTGCCGTTCGAGTCGGTACGCTTCGAAGCGGCCGACGGAACCGACATTGCCGGCTGGTGGATCCCCGCGCTCGGCCCCAGCGACCGCACGGTCGTCCTCGCCCACGGACTCGGCGGTGGAAAGGCGGACTTTCTGAACATGGCCGCCCAGTTCCTGCCGCACGGTTACAACGTGCTGATGCTCGACATGCGAGCGCACGGCGAGAGCGGGGGCCAACGCTCCAGCTTCGGCAAGCGCGAGACGCTCGACGTCGCGGCCGCGCTTCGATGGGCCAAGCAGAGCAAGCCGAATCAGGCGCGCGAACTGTTCGGCGTCGGTGCAAGCATGGGCGCGGCCGCCCTGCTCGCTGCGGCCGAAGACGACCCGGACATCGACGCCGTCGCCGTCATCGGCACTTACGACGATCTTGGCATGATGGCGGATGACGCGACGGCGAAAGTTTTCACCTGGCCGATCAACACGGTCGCTTCGTGGATCGCGTTGCCACTGGCAAGCGTCCACGCGGGGACCGACCTGTCGGACTTTCGCCCCGCCGACGTTCAACTCTGGCCCCGACCGGTGCTGGTCATCCACGCCGAAGACGACGAGATCATCCCGTTCCGACACGGCGAATCCCTCTACAGCGCCGCCAGCGAGCCGAAGCGTCAGTACTGGGCCGACAGCGGCGGACACAACGACCTGCTCAACAGCGACACGATCGGGGCGGAGATTCGGCTGTTTTTCGAAGCCGCCCGACCCATACCGATCGCACGCAACGTCCAGTAA
- a CDS encoding protein arginine kinase: MDADLKISELTTRAGEWLRGEGPHNEVVISSRIRLARNLANKPFLSKATRRQRTAVEKKIRDVVLSTNLAPKILYADLQESPEVDRALLVERHLISRNHASAEGARGVAVDADETIAIMVNEEDHLRLQVLRSGLQLDDAWGQINEIDDDLDAALEFAFHPRFGYLTACPTNVGTGIRVSVMLHLPALKLTGDIEKVFRAAKELKLAVRGLYGEGTEATGEFYQVSNQTTLGKEEPEIIAEFRDTVIPKIVEFEHRARHALISERHRALEDKIYRAVGLLRSARLITSEEVLKELSFVRLGVNLEILGGVDVRTINELMLMTQPAHLQKLLGKKLEGDDRRAARADFIRERLGVV, encoded by the coding sequence ATGGATGCGGACCTGAAAATCAGCGAGTTGACGACCCGGGCCGGCGAATGGCTCCGCGGCGAAGGGCCGCACAACGAGGTCGTCATCTCCAGCCGCATCCGGCTTGCCCGCAATCTCGCCAACAAACCGTTTCTTTCCAAGGCTACCCGCCGCCAACGCACCGCCGTCGAGAAGAAGATTCGCGACGTCGTCCTCTCGACGAACCTCGCCCCGAAAATTCTCTACGCCGACCTACAGGAATCGCCCGAAGTCGATCGGGCGCTGCTGGTCGAACGGCACCTGATCAGCCGCAACCACGCCTCGGCCGAAGGTGCCCGCGGCGTGGCTGTCGATGCTGACGAGACCATCGCGATCATGGTCAACGAGGAAGACCACCTGCGGCTGCAAGTGCTGCGGTCGGGTCTGCAGCTTGACGACGCCTGGGGCCAGATCAACGAGATCGACGACGACCTCGACGCGGCGCTGGAGTTTGCCTTCCACCCACGCTTTGGCTATCTGACCGCCTGCCCGACCAACGTTGGCACCGGCATTCGCGTCTCGGTGATGCTCCACCTGCCGGCCCTAAAGCTCACCGGCGATATCGAAAAAGTCTTCCGCGCCGCCAAGGAACTCAAACTCGCCGTCCGAGGCCTCTACGGTGAGGGCACCGAAGCCACAGGCGAGTTCTACCAGGTCTCCAACCAGACCACGCTCGGCAAGGAAGAGCCGGAGATCATCGCCGAGTTCCGCGACACGGTGATCCCCAAGATCGTCGAGTTCGAGCACCGCGCCCGCCACGCTCTCATCTCCGAACGCCACCGCGCCCTCGAGGACAAGATCTACCGCGCCGTCGGCCTGCTCCGCAGTGCCCGGCTGATCACGTCCGAGGAAGTGCTCAAGGAGCTGTCCTTCGTGCGGCTCGGCGTCAATCTCGAGATCCTCGGCGGCGTCGACGTGCGCACGATCAACGAGCTCATGCTCATGACCCAGCCGGCGCACCTGCAAAAGCTGCTGGGCAAGAAGCTCGAAGGCGACGACCGCCGGGCCGCAAGGGCCGACTTCATCCGCGAACGCCTCGGCGTGGTTTAA